A stretch of the Candidatus Binatia bacterium genome encodes the following:
- a CDS encoding class II aldolase/adducin family protein codes for MSSESESREKLAKVGRIFAMQGMLGLFGHVSVYDPAAKKVLLTPAMGSDKANFRGEEMVETDLGGRPLGAGRPPVEWPIHTALHAGRENALAVAHLHTPYATLFAIAKRKFQPVTLQGAIFSEGVPLYREAHLVTTPARGQRMVKVIGKNRALLMRGHGIVVVGKNLEEVLFAALVLEDDCKKSFQASCLGSLGIINPNECRAFGAEIALERRAQRAWDYFTQLEKRWDRQPATGKSELFP; via the coding sequence ATGAGTTCCGAAAGCGAATCAAGAGAAAAACTTGCAAAGGTGGGACGCATCTTCGCGATGCAGGGAATGCTCGGCCTCTTCGGCCACGTGAGCGTGTACGATCCCGCGGCCAAAAAAGTTCTGCTGACCCCGGCGATGGGCTCGGACAAGGCCAACTTCCGCGGCGAGGAGATGGTGGAGACGGATCTCGGAGGCCGCCCGCTCGGCGCCGGCCGCCCTCCCGTGGAATGGCCGATCCACACCGCTCTGCACGCCGGGCGCGAGAACGCTCTGGCGGTCGCTCACCTTCATACTCCCTATGCGACGCTCTTTGCCATCGCCAAACGCAAATTCCAGCCCGTCACTCTGCAAGGGGCGATCTTCAGTGAGGGCGTGCCGCTCTACCGCGAAGCGCATCTTGTGACGACGCCGGCGCGCGGACAGCGTATGGTCAAAGTCATCGGCAAAAACCGCGCGCTCCTGATGCGCGGGCACGGGATTGTCGTGGTCGGAAAAAATCTTGAAGAGGTCCTTTTCGCCGCGCTGGTTTTGGAGGACGATTGCAAAAAGAGCTTCCAGGCATCCTGCCTGGGGAGCTTGGGCATTATCAATCCGAACGAATGCCGCGCCTTCGGCGCGGAGATCGCCCTTGAGCGGCGGGCGCAGCGCGCTTGGGATTATTTTACGCAATTGGAAAAGCGCTGGGACCGCCAGCCGGCGACGGGAAAGAGCGAGCTTTTCCCATAA